A single Rubrivivax gelatinosus IL144 DNA region contains:
- a CDS encoding cobyric acid synthase has product MLDAAVPRRGRALMLQGTASDVGKSLLVAGLCRAYARRGLAVRPFKAQNMSNNAAVSADSDLPPNADGSLPRGEIGRAQALQARACGVPPSIHHNPVLLKPQFGVGSQVVLRGRALGNWPARHYHNLKPLLMPAVMDSYRRVAAEADLVIVEGAGAGTEVYLRHCDITNMRLAEDADLPVVLVTDNDRGGAIAAVVGTHVLHTPEERARIVGYVVNKFRGHFSLYEPACRVMSEHTGWPLLGVVEWFDAATRLPAEDALALERALPGGSAGVKIVVPQLGRTANFDDLDPLAAEPGVALHWLLPGEALPADTDLVLLPGSKTTRADLETLHREGWATDILAHVRRGGRVVGLCAGFQMLGRVVRDPEGLEGAPGETPGLGLLDVETVITHDKRLVEIDRQDLASGCRVRGYEMHMGRTAGDGLARPWLQLDDGAGGATPEGAVSADGRVMGSYVHGLFAADGWRRHFLERIGAQRSALDYEAQVESTLDALADHVERALDLDALLALAR; this is encoded by the coding sequence ATGCTCGACGCCGCCGTGCCGCGGCGCGGCCGCGCGCTGATGCTGCAGGGCACCGCGTCGGACGTCGGCAAGAGCCTGCTCGTCGCCGGCCTGTGCCGCGCCTACGCGCGCCGCGGCCTCGCCGTGCGCCCGTTCAAGGCGCAGAACATGAGCAACAACGCCGCGGTGAGCGCCGACTCCGACCTGCCGCCCAACGCCGACGGCAGCCTGCCACGCGGCGAGATCGGCCGCGCCCAGGCGCTGCAGGCGCGCGCCTGCGGCGTGCCGCCGTCGATCCACCACAACCCGGTGCTGCTCAAGCCCCAGTTCGGCGTCGGCTCGCAGGTCGTGCTGCGCGGCCGCGCGCTGGGCAACTGGCCGGCGCGCCACTATCACAACCTCAAGCCGCTGTTGATGCCGGCGGTGATGGACAGCTACCGCCGCGTCGCCGCCGAGGCCGACCTGGTGATCGTCGAAGGCGCCGGCGCCGGCACCGAGGTCTACCTGCGCCACTGCGACATCACCAACATGCGCCTGGCCGAGGACGCCGACCTGCCGGTGGTGCTGGTCACCGACAACGACCGCGGCGGCGCCATCGCCGCCGTCGTCGGCACCCACGTGCTGCACACGCCCGAAGAGCGCGCGCGCATCGTCGGCTACGTCGTCAACAAGTTCCGCGGCCACTTCTCGCTGTACGAACCGGCCTGCCGGGTGATGAGCGAACACACCGGCTGGCCGCTGCTGGGCGTCGTCGAGTGGTTCGACGCCGCGACACGCCTGCCGGCCGAAGACGCGCTGGCGCTGGAGCGTGCGCTGCCCGGCGGCAGCGCCGGCGTGAAGATCGTCGTGCCGCAGCTCGGCCGCACCGCCAACTTCGACGATCTGGACCCGCTGGCCGCCGAGCCCGGCGTCGCCTTGCACTGGCTGCTGCCCGGCGAGGCGCTGCCGGCCGACACCGACCTCGTGCTGCTGCCCGGCTCCAAGACCACGCGCGCCGACCTCGAGACGCTGCACCGCGAAGGCTGGGCCACCGACATCCTGGCCCACGTGCGCCGCGGCGGGCGCGTCGTCGGCCTGTGCGCCGGCTTCCAGATGCTGGGCCGCGTCGTGCGCGACCCCGAGGGCCTGGAAGGCGCGCCGGGCGAGACACCCGGCCTGGGCCTGCTCGACGTCGAGACCGTCATCACGCACGACAAGCGCCTGGTCGAAATCGACCGCCAGGACCTGGCCAGCGGCTGCCGCGTGCGCGGCTACGAGATGCACATGGGCCGCACGGCCGGTGACGGCCTGGCGCGCCCCTGGCTGCAGCTCGACGACGGCGCCGGCGGCGCCACGCCCGAAGGCGCGGTCTCGGCCGACGGCCGCGTGATGGGCAGCTACGTGCACGGCCTGTTCGCCGCCGACGGCTGGCGCCGCCACTTCCTCGAACGCATCGGCGCGCAGCGCTCGGCGCTGGACTACGAGGCCCAGGTCGAATCGACGCTGGACGCGCTGGCCGATCACGTCGAACGCGCGCTGGACCTCGACGCGCTGCTGGCGCTGGCGCGATGA
- a CDS encoding cobyric acid synthase translates to MNDALPFSPAPAAPRRARRLMVQGTGSDVGKSLLVAGLARAYARRGLAVQPFKAQNMSNNAAVAGEAEGGGSGEIGRAQALQARAAGVPRSVHQNPVLLKPDSDVDAQVVLRGRVLGRWPAAGYQALKPRLLPAVLDSLERLSQQADLVLIEGAGCGAEAYLRPQDISNMGLAEAADLPVLLLGDESRGGVTAAAIGHHTLWSASERARVAGVLVNKFRGDPAVFAPAAAQIEAATGWPVRGLVRWFDGAARLPQEDSLALDAAARRRSGGSLVIAVLRTPRLANADDLDPLAAEPGITLRWVQPGETIPREAQVVVIAGSKSTRADLAFVHAQGWTHDLHAHVRHGGRVVGLCAGLQMLGHAVHDPEGLEGEPGSTPGLGLLDLETTITPAKRLLDVDALDTASGERVRGYEMHMGRSEGAALSRPWLRLDGRAEGAMSADGRVAGSYLHGLFAADGWRRRWLAALGVTGGVDYDARVEALLDAYAAQLEADLDLDALLALAR, encoded by the coding sequence ATGAACGACGCGCTGCCGTTCAGCCCGGCGCCGGCCGCGCCGCGGCGCGCGCGCCGGCTGATGGTGCAGGGCACCGGCTCGGACGTCGGCAAAAGCCTGCTCGTCGCCGGGCTGGCGCGGGCCTATGCACGCCGCGGCCTGGCGGTGCAGCCGTTCAAGGCGCAGAACATGAGCAACAACGCCGCGGTGGCCGGCGAGGCCGAAGGCGGCGGCAGCGGCGAGATCGGCCGCGCCCAGGCGCTGCAGGCGCGCGCCGCCGGCGTGCCGCGTTCGGTGCACCAGAACCCGGTGCTGCTCAAACCCGACAGCGACGTCGATGCCCAGGTCGTGCTGCGCGGGCGGGTGCTCGGGCGCTGGCCGGCGGCGGGTTACCAGGCGCTGAAACCCCGGCTGCTGCCGGCGGTGCTCGACAGCCTGGAGCGACTGTCGCAGCAGGCCGACCTGGTGCTGATCGAAGGCGCCGGCTGCGGCGCCGAGGCTTATCTCAGGCCGCAGGACATCAGCAACATGGGCCTGGCCGAAGCCGCCGACCTGCCGGTGCTGCTGCTCGGCGACGAGTCGCGCGGCGGCGTCACCGCCGCGGCCATCGGCCACCACACGCTGTGGTCGGCGAGCGAACGGGCGCGCGTGGCCGGCGTGCTGGTCAACAAGTTCCGCGGCGACCCGGCGGTGTTCGCGCCGGCCGCGGCGCAGATCGAGGCCGCCACCGGCTGGCCGGTGCGCGGGCTGGTGCGCTGGTTCGACGGCGCCGCGCGGCTGCCGCAGGAAGATTCGCTGGCGCTGGACGCCGCCGCCCGCCGCCGCAGCGGCGGCAGCCTCGTCATCGCCGTGCTGCGCACGCCGCGCCTGGCCAATGCCGACGACCTGGACCCGCTGGCCGCCGAGCCCGGCATCACGCTGCGCTGGGTGCAGCCGGGCGAGACTATCCCGCGCGAAGCGCAGGTCGTCGTCATCGCCGGTTCCAAGTCGACACGCGCCGACCTCGCCTTCGTGCACGCCCAGGGCTGGACGCACGACCTGCACGCCCACGTGCGCCACGGCGGCCGGGTCGTCGGCCTGTGCGCCGGCTTGCAGATGCTGGGCCACGCGGTGCACGACCCCGAGGGCCTGGAAGGCGAACCCGGCTCGACGCCCGGGCTGGGCCTGCTGGATCTGGAGACGACGATCACGCCGGCCAAACGATTGCTCGACGTCGACGCGCTGGACACCGCCAGCGGCGAACGTGTGCGCGGCTACGAGATGCACATGGGCCGTAGCGAGGGCGCGGCGCTGTCACGCCCCTGGCTGCGCCTGGACGGCCGTGCCGAAGGCGCGATGTCGGCCGACGGCCGTGTCGCCGGCAGCTACCTGCACGGCCTGTTCGCCGCCGACGGCTGGCGCCGGCGCTGGCTGGCGGCCTTGGGTGTCACGGGCGGCGTCGACTACGACGCGCGCGTCGAAGCCCTGCTCGACGCCTACGCCGCCCAGCTCGAAGCCGACCTGGACCTGGACGCGTTGCTGGCGCTGGCGCGCTGA
- a CDS encoding cysteine-rich small domain-containing protein produces MQPKDTTTNEAYKGFTNSDCPFYPCHPGVKREFNCLFCYCPLSALECPGNYQVFVSANGVTRKDCSACTLPHDGYRQSWNFIQKWLERPVHWRGLPQTRRYPQQPENALPDETTGA; encoded by the coding sequence ATGCAGCCCAAGGACACGACGACCAACGAGGCCTACAAGGGCTTCACGAACAGCGACTGCCCGTTCTACCCCTGCCACCCGGGCGTCAAGCGCGAGTTCAACTGCCTGTTCTGCTACTGCCCGCTGAGCGCGCTGGAGTGCCCGGGCAACTACCAGGTCTTCGTCAGCGCCAACGGCGTGACGCGCAAGGACTGCTCGGCCTGCACGCTGCCGCACGACGGCTACCGCCAGTCCTGGAACTTCATCCAGAAGTGGCTGGAGCGCCCGGTGCACTGGCGCGGCCTGCCGCAGACGCGGCGCTACCCGCAGCAGCCCGAGAACGCGCTGCCCGACGAGACGACCGGCGCCTGA
- a CDS encoding bifunctional adenosylcobinamide kinase/adenosylcobinamide-phosphate guanylyltransferase: protein MHPGHELILGGQRSGKTRRAEQLAAVWLATPGHEAVVVATATVSDEEMRARIERHRADRAATLARAGCIEEPLAIAAVIAAQSAPQRLLVVDCLTLWLTNALWPAIVGLDAPALDDAGFDAACRELCEALRAAPGPVVLVSNETGLGPVPADAATRRWLDALGRLHQAVAAACARVTLVVAGQALAVKR from the coding sequence TTGCATCCCGGACACGAACTGATCCTCGGCGGCCAGCGCAGCGGCAAGACGCGCCGCGCCGAGCAGCTGGCCGCCGTCTGGCTGGCCACGCCGGGCCACGAGGCCGTCGTCGTCGCCACCGCGACGGTCAGCGACGAGGAGATGCGCGCACGCATCGAACGCCACCGCGCCGACCGCGCCGCGACGCTGGCGCGCGCCGGCTGCATCGAGGAGCCGCTGGCGATCGCCGCGGTGATCGCCGCGCAGTCGGCGCCGCAGCGACTGCTGGTCGTCGACTGCCTGACGCTGTGGCTGACGAACGCGCTGTGGCCGGCGATCGTCGGCCTGGACGCGCCGGCGCTCGACGACGCCGGCTTCGACGCCGCCTGCCGCGAGCTGTGCGAGGCGCTGCGCGCCGCGCCCGGCCCGGTGGTGCTGGTCAGCAACGAGACCGGCCTGGGCCCGGTGCCGGCCGACGCCGCGACGCGGCGCTGGCTGGACGCCCTGGGCCGGCTGCACCAGGCGGTGGCCGCGGCCTGCGCGCGCGTCACGCTGGTCGTCGCCGGCCAGGCGCTGGCCGTCAAACGCTGA
- a CDS encoding threonine/serine exporter family protein, producing the protein MSDFVFELLAQALLAAVAAVGFGLSFAVPAPVLPFCAVGGALGRGLRHALGPAGAGMPLEWATLVAAATVSLLAIWGAQRLRAHPKAFTVAAMIPMIPGVQLFTALIAVAQMQRHGVSPDLLASAIESGLASAHVIAALAVGLAVPGLLFYRRRPLI; encoded by the coding sequence ATGAGCGATTTCGTCTTCGAACTGCTGGCCCAGGCGCTGCTGGCGGCCGTCGCGGCGGTGGGCTTCGGCCTGTCCTTCGCGGTGCCGGCGCCGGTGCTGCCTTTCTGCGCGGTCGGCGGCGCGCTCGGCCGCGGGCTGCGCCACGCGCTCGGCCCGGCCGGCGCCGGCATGCCGCTGGAATGGGCGACGCTGGTCGCCGCGGCCACCGTCAGCCTGCTGGCGATCTGGGGCGCGCAGCGGCTGCGCGCCCACCCCAAGGCCTTCACCGTCGCCGCGATGATCCCGATGATCCCGGGCGTGCAGCTGTTCACCGCGCTGATCGCGGTGGCGCAGATGCAGCGCCACGGCGTCAGCCCCGACCTGCTCGCCAGCGCCATCGAGTCGGGGCTGGCCTCGGCGCACGTGATCGCCGCGCTGGCCGTCGGCCTGGCGGTGCCGGGGCTGCTGTTCTACCGCCGCCGGCCGCTGATCTGA
- a CDS encoding threonine/serine exporter family protein, giving the protein MKLFPRTPASSDAPAGLDEPAQHEITRLCAHTAVLLMQHGAESALVEGMARRLGPRLGVASVDVAPMSSAVIVTTVVGGRGVTVAQRCEDRGINMHLVIEVQRAVLEFEAGRIDLATYRERVHGVQPLRYPAWVVAAAVGLACAAFARLAGADAVSCGVALAASGAAMFVRLRLARLHFNPLLNFFVTAFVATSVAALGLRLGIGAQPRTAMAASVLMLVPGFPLINAVSDMVKGYATTGITRWTVATMLSAATCGGILLATSVWNVWGWR; this is encoded by the coding sequence TTGAAGTTATTCCCCCGCACCCCGGCGTCGAGCGACGCCCCGGCCGGGCTCGACGAGCCTGCCCAGCACGAGATCACCCGTCTGTGCGCCCACACCGCGGTGCTGCTGATGCAGCACGGCGCCGAGAGCGCGCTCGTCGAAGGCATGGCCCGGCGCCTCGGGCCGCGCCTGGGCGTCGCCTCGGTCGACGTCGCGCCGATGTCCAGCGCGGTCATCGTCACCACGGTCGTCGGCGGCCGCGGCGTCACCGTCGCCCAGCGCTGCGAGGACCGCGGCATCAACATGCACCTGGTCATCGAGGTGCAGCGTGCGGTGCTCGAATTCGAAGCCGGGCGCATCGATCTCGCCACCTACCGCGAACGTGTGCACGGCGTGCAGCCGCTGCGCTACCCGGCCTGGGTGGTGGCGGCCGCCGTCGGCCTGGCCTGTGCCGCCTTCGCGCGCCTGGCCGGCGCCGACGCGGTGAGCTGCGGGGTCGCGCTGGCCGCCAGCGGCGCGGCGATGTTCGTGCGCCTGCGCCTGGCGCGGCTGCACTTCAACCCGCTGCTGAACTTCTTCGTCACCGCCTTCGTCGCGACCTCGGTCGCGGCGCTGGGCCTGCGCCTGGGCATCGGCGCGCAGCCGCGCACCGCGATGGCCGCCAGCGTGCTGATGCTGGTGCCGGGCTTCCCGCTGATCAACGCGGTGTCGGACATGGTCAAGGGCTACGCCACGACCGGCATCACGCGCTGGACCGTGGCGACCATGCTGTCGGCGGCGACCTGCGGCGGCATCCTGCTGGCGACCAGCGTCTGGAACGTCTGGGGCTGGCGATGA
- a CDS encoding methyl-accepting chemotaxis protein — protein sequence MKIFSSFRSKIVGLTTLAIAGLCLLAGLSSWQMRNQLIEDRRSEIVAAVQTAYSIINGFRLKAEAGKMSPEQAQEAAKAAMREARWGPEGKDYFFVWTLDQVNVVHPARPEWAGQRMVGKVLDANGVDIIKAMIDPLKASPDGKAFTQILFPKLGQTQPLLKTNYMQLVPGWNWMVGSGLYMDDIDAKVYAGLAKTIAVAAAVIVALGLAGFWIARVVLRQIGGEPAQAMAAMKAVAAGDLTVSLSSAHPASLMAELDATVKALRATIASVRSSVDNIGTASGEIAVGSADLSARTEQTASNLQQTASAMEQLTGTVQTTAQSARQAQGLAGEAAASAVSGNEAVGKVVETMGAINDSSRRVAEIIAVIDGIAFQTNILALNAAVEAARAGEQGRGFAVVAGEVRTLAQRSAQAAREIKSLIQESVERVEAGSALVTRAGDAMAALEHSVARVSTTISEITGATTEQSTGIGEVNRAVAELDRATQQNAALVEQSGAAAESLKDQARRLREAVEVFRI from the coding sequence TTGAAGATCTTTTCGTCCTTCCGTTCCAAGATCGTCGGCCTCACCACGCTGGCGATCGCCGGGCTGTGCCTGCTGGCCGGCCTGTCGTCGTGGCAGATGCGCAACCAGCTCATCGAAGACCGCCGCAGCGAGATCGTCGCCGCGGTGCAGACCGCCTACTCCATCATCAACGGTTTCCGCCTCAAGGCCGAGGCCGGCAAGATGAGCCCCGAACAAGCGCAGGAGGCGGCCAAGGCCGCGATGCGCGAGGCGCGCTGGGGCCCCGAAGGCAAGGACTACTTCTTCGTCTGGACGCTGGACCAGGTGAACGTCGTGCACCCGGCACGGCCGGAGTGGGCCGGCCAGCGCATGGTCGGCAAGGTGCTCGACGCCAACGGCGTCGACATCATCAAGGCGATGATCGACCCGCTGAAGGCCAGCCCTGACGGCAAGGCCTTCACCCAGATCCTGTTCCCCAAGCTGGGCCAGACGCAGCCGCTGCTGAAGACGAACTACATGCAGCTCGTGCCGGGCTGGAACTGGATGGTCGGCTCGGGGCTGTACATGGACGACATCGACGCCAAGGTCTACGCCGGGCTGGCGAAGACCATCGCGGTGGCCGCCGCGGTCATCGTCGCGCTGGGCCTGGCGGGCTTCTGGATCGCCCGTGTCGTGCTGCGCCAGATCGGCGGCGAGCCGGCGCAGGCGATGGCGGCGATGAAGGCGGTGGCCGCCGGCGACCTGACGGTGTCGCTGTCCAGCGCCCACCCCGCCAGCCTGATGGCCGAGCTCGACGCGACGGTGAAGGCGCTGCGCGCGACGATCGCCAGCGTGCGTTCTTCGGTCGACAACATCGGCACGGCGTCCGGCGAGATCGCCGTCGGCAGCGCCGACCTCTCGGCGCGCACCGAGCAGACCGCATCCAACCTGCAGCAGACCGCGTCGGCGATGGAGCAGCTCACCGGCACGGTGCAGACCACCGCCCAGTCGGCGCGCCAGGCCCAGGGCCTGGCCGGCGAGGCCGCGGCTTCGGCCGTCAGCGGCAACGAGGCCGTCGGCAAGGTCGTCGAGACGATGGGCGCGATCAACGACAGCTCGCGCCGCGTCGCCGAGATCATCGCCGTCATCGACGGCATCGCCTTCCAGACCAACATCCTGGCGCTGAACGCCGCGGTCGAAGCCGCGCGCGCCGGCGAGCAGGGCCGCGGCTTCGCGGTCGTCGCCGGCGAGGTGCGCACGCTGGCGCAGCGCAGCGCCCAGGCGGCGCGCGAGATCAAGTCGCTGATCCAGGAGTCGGTCGAACGTGTCGAGGCCGGCAGCGCGCTGGTGACGCGTGCCGGCGACGCGATGGCGGCGCTGGAGCACAGCGTGGCGCGCGTCTCGACGACGATCTCCGAGATCACCGGCGCGACGACCGAGCAGTCCACCGGCATCGGCGAGGTCAACCGCGCGGTCGCCGAACTCGACCGGGCGACGCAGCAGAACGCCGCGCTCGTCGAACAATCCGGCGCCGCCGCCGAGAGCCTGAAAGACCAGGCGCGCCGGCTGCGCGAAGCGGTCGAGGTCTTCCGCATCTGA
- a CDS encoding methyl-accepting chemotaxis protein — translation MNPFSSFRSKIVGLIVLAVAGMCLLSAISFWQLRNQLIDGRRAELVTAVQSAFTIVDSFRAKAEAGKMSVDEAKAAAVTALRDSRYGPEGKDYFYIWTLDSVNVLVPSKPEWAGQRLVGKVLDANGVDVIGTMIASLKASADGKTFVEVMFPKPGETVPQAKLQYVQRVAGWDWMVGSGLYLDGIQAQVRAAALKMLALAGSVILVLGAAGFWIARVVLRQIGGEPAQAMAAMKSVAAGDLTVTVPVGHADSLMAEIDQTVKSLRSTIASVRGSIDSISTASGEIAVGSADLSARTEQTASNLQQTASAMEELTGTVQSTAQSARQAHELSEQAAASAVSGSQAVGKVVETMGAINDSSRRIGDIIGTIDGIAFQTNILALNAAVEAARAGEQGRGFAVVAGEVRTLAQRSAQAAREIKSLIQESVERVDAGSALVTRAGDAMVALEQSVGRVSTTISEITGAAHEQSTGIGEVNKAVAELDRATQQNAALVEQSGAAAESLKEQARRLREAVEVFRI, via the coding sequence TTGAATCCCTTCTCGTCATTCCGCTCGAAGATCGTCGGCCTCATCGTCCTCGCCGTCGCCGGCATGTGCCTGCTGTCGGCGATCTCGTTCTGGCAGCTGCGCAACCAGCTGATCGACGGCCGGCGGGCCGAGCTGGTCACCGCGGTGCAGTCGGCGTTCACGATCGTCGACTCGTTCCGCGCCAAGGCCGAGGCCGGCAAGATGAGCGTCGACGAGGCCAAGGCCGCGGCGGTGACCGCGCTGCGCGACTCGCGCTACGGCCCCGAGGGCAAGGACTACTTCTACATCTGGACGCTGGACTCGGTTAACGTGCTCGTGCCGAGCAAGCCCGAGTGGGCCGGCCAGCGCCTGGTCGGCAAGGTGCTCGACGCCAACGGCGTCGACGTCATCGGCACGATGATCGCCAGCCTGAAAGCCAGCGCCGACGGCAAGACCTTCGTCGAGGTCATGTTCCCCAAGCCGGGTGAGACCGTGCCGCAGGCCAAGCTGCAGTACGTGCAGCGCGTGGCCGGCTGGGACTGGATGGTCGGCTCGGGCCTGTACCTGGACGGCATCCAGGCCCAGGTGCGCGCTGCGGCGCTGAAGATGCTGGCGCTGGCCGGTTCGGTGATCCTGGTGCTCGGCGCCGCCGGTTTCTGGATCGCGCGTGTCGTGCTGCGCCAGATCGGCGGCGAGCCCGCGCAGGCGATGGCGGCGATGAAGTCGGTCGCGGCCGGCGACCTGACGGTGACCGTGCCGGTCGGCCACGCCGACAGCCTGATGGCCGAGATCGACCAGACGGTGAAGTCGCTGCGCTCGACGATCGCCAGCGTGCGCGGTTCGATCGACAGCATCAGCACCGCGTCCGGCGAGATCGCCGTCGGCAGTGCCGACCTGTCGGCGCGCACCGAGCAGACCGCGTCCAACCTGCAGCAGACGGCTTCGGCGATGGAGGAGCTGACCGGCACCGTGCAGAGCACCGCGCAGTCGGCGCGCCAGGCGCACGAGCTGTCGGAGCAGGCCGCGGCCTCGGCCGTCAGCGGCAGCCAGGCGGTCGGCAAGGTCGTCGAGACGATGGGCGCGATCAACGACAGCTCGCGGCGCATCGGCGACATCATCGGCACGATCGACGGCATCGCCTTCCAGACCAACATCCTGGCGCTGAACGCCGCGGTCGAAGCCGCGCGCGCCGGCGAGCAGGGCCGCGGCTTCGCGGTCGTCGCCGGGGAGGTGCGCACGCTGGCCCAGCGCAGCGCCCAGGCGGCGCGCGAGATCAAGTCGCTGATCCAGGAGTCGGTCGAACGGGTGGACGCCGGCAGCGCGCTGGTGACGCGCGCCGGCGACGCGATGGTCGCGTTGGAGCAGAGCGTCGGCCGCGTCTCGACGACGATCTCCGAAATCACCGGTGCCGCGCACGAGCAGTCCACCGGCATCGGCGAAGTCAACAAGGCGGTCGCCGAGCTCGACCGCGCGACGCAGCAGAACGCCGCGCTGGTCGAGCAATCGGGCGCCGCGGCCGAGAGCCTGAAGGAACAGGCGCGCCGGCTGCGCGAAGCCGTCGAGGTCTTCCGCATCTGA
- a CDS encoding nidogen-like domain-containing protein, translating into MNTSLRTLALAAAAGLAMASAGAATVTIPQSALKASPGVYTPGGYYTNDLGANIVTTGGGNAANIGQADGRNDDGYMQLNLGFDFSFFGTTYNSVYINNNGNVSFGGGISAFIPSGPTGANAPVISPYFSDVDTRASASGVVHYKLAANELVVTWDNVGYFDSNGAPLNSFQLVLRSDALSVPVGEGKIGFFYEQMLWENTDTSQVAAVGFGDGLGNAEVLQGSTQAGLFPALNNKYVWFDANLDVVDPNEVPEPTTLALVLAALGAAGFSTRRRTS; encoded by the coding sequence ATGAACACGAGTCTCCGAACCCTGGCGCTCGCTGCAGCGGCAGGCCTGGCGATGGCGTCGGCCGGTGCCGCGACCGTCACCATCCCGCAGTCGGCGCTGAAAGCCTCGCCGGGCGTCTACACCCCGGGGGGCTACTACACCAACGACCTCGGCGCCAACATCGTCACCACCGGCGGCGGCAACGCGGCCAACATCGGCCAGGCCGACGGCCGCAACGACGACGGCTACATGCAGCTGAACCTGGGCTTCGACTTCAGCTTCTTCGGCACGACGTACAACAGCGTGTACATCAACAACAACGGCAACGTCAGCTTCGGCGGCGGCATCTCGGCCTTCATCCCGAGCGGCCCGACCGGGGCCAACGCGCCGGTGATCTCGCCGTACTTCAGCGACGTCGACACACGCGCCAGCGCTTCCGGCGTCGTGCACTACAAGCTCGCGGCCAACGAGCTGGTGGTCACCTGGGACAACGTCGGCTACTTCGACAGCAACGGCGCGCCGCTGAACTCGTTCCAGCTCGTGCTGCGCTCGGACGCGCTCTCGGTCCCCGTCGGCGAAGGCAAGATCGGCTTCTTCTACGAGCAGATGCTCTGGGAGAACACCGACACCAGCCAGGTGGCCGCCGTGGGCTTCGGCGACGGCCTGGGCAATGCCGAGGTGCTGCAGGGCTCCACGCAGGCCGGCCTGTTCCCGGCGCTGAACAACAAGTACGTCTGGTTCGACGCCAATCTCGACGTCGTCGACCCCAACGAGGTCCCCGAACCGACGACGCTGGCGCTGGTGCTGGCGGCGCTGGGCGCCGCGGGCTTCTCGACGCGCCGCCGCACGAGCTGA
- a CDS encoding DUF1636 family protein, producing the protein MNPITELLVCHTCRPAGAPREGVAAGQQLFDAVQALAAETPGAPQVRAVACLSACGRGCSAALQAPGKYSYVFGDLQADAASAADLLAAAARHQALEDGQIPWRERPEALRRGTLARLPPPA; encoded by the coding sequence ATGAACCCGATCACCGAACTGCTGGTCTGCCACACCTGCCGCCCGGCGGGCGCGCCGCGCGAGGGCGTCGCCGCCGGCCAGCAGTTGTTCGACGCCGTGCAGGCGCTGGCCGCCGAGACGCCGGGCGCGCCGCAGGTGCGCGCCGTCGCCTGCCTGTCGGCCTGCGGCCGCGGCTGCAGCGCCGCGCTGCAGGCGCCGGGCAAGTACAGCTACGTCTTCGGCGACCTGCAGGCCGACGCGGCCAGCGCCGCCGACCTGCTGGCCGCCGCGGCGCGGCACCAGGCGCTGGAAGACGGCCAGATTCCGTGGCGCGAGCGACCCGAAGCCCTGCGCCGCGGCACGCTGGCGCGGCTGCCGCCGCCGGCCTGA
- a CDS encoding vWA domain-containing protein has product MLLDTSGSMRRGGRLARAKGVAAWLVAQAARHGDQLGLLAFGGAGLQWLIAPGPARRAAAVRLPPLGGGGGTPLAQALAAAEPVLQRYAGAWLWLLSDGRCPGEPPAPRAAAQVVIVDHDDGPVPIGRCAAWAERWGARCVPAHHIQGERR; this is encoded by the coding sequence GTGCTGCTCGACACCTCGGGCTCGATGCGCCGCGGCGGCCGGCTGGCGCGCGCCAAAGGTGTCGCCGCCTGGCTGGTCGCACAGGCCGCGCGCCACGGCGACCAGCTCGGCCTGCTGGCGTTCGGCGGCGCCGGGCTGCAGTGGCTGATCGCCCCCGGCCCGGCGCGCCGCGCCGCCGCGGTGCGCCTGCCGCCGCTGGGCGGTGGCGGCGGCACGCCGCTGGCGCAGGCGCTGGCCGCCGCCGAGCCGGTGCTGCAGCGCTACGCCGGTGCCTGGCTCTGGCTGCTGAGCGACGGCCGCTGCCCCGGCGAACCGCCGGCGCCGCGTGCCGCGGCCCAGGTCGTGATCGTCGACCACGACGACGGCCCGGTACCGATCGGCCGCTGCGCCGCCTGGGCCGAGCGCTGGGGCGCGCGCTGCGTGCCGGCCCACCACATCCAAGGAGAACGACGATGA